From one Nitrosopumilus sp. genomic stretch:
- a CDS encoding glycosyltransferase family 2 protein, which translates to MLKLVCIPAFNEEKPIVDVIKKSLNYADRVVVCDDGSTDLTSEQAKNAGAIVLKHEKNMGKGHAMKSLFRYAKDIDADVVVTIDGDGQFLPEQIPNLIEPILENNFDIVIGNRFSDDKEMPSYRKAGNKMLDTITKLAAELPFSDTQSGFRSYSKKAIQSISFSTNGFGVDSEILVDAVNKGLKITEKKVTVLYNTGEKTSTKDPVSHSMSVIASLLELIAIHHPLKYLGIPGMILLIVGLGFATYAISNFNETGNFSLPSILTAMSSLIIGLILLLMSVVLYSISATRKT; encoded by the coding sequence ATGTTGAAATTGGTATGTATTCCTGCGTTTAATGAAGAAAAACCAATTGTCGATGTAATAAAAAAATCGCTGAACTATGCAGATAGAGTTGTTGTATGTGATGACGGTTCTACTGATTTAACTTCTGAGCAAGCTAAGAATGCAGGTGCGATTGTACTAAAACACGAAAAAAATATGGGAAAAGGACATGCTATGAAATCTCTTTTTAGATATGCAAAGGACATTGATGCTGATGTTGTAGTCACTATAGATGGAGATGGCCAATTTTTACCTGAACAAATTCCAAACTTAATTGAACCTATTTTAGAAAATAATTTTGATATAGTAATTGGTAATAGATTTTCAGATGATAAAGAAATGCCTTCTTACAGAAAAGCTGGAAATAAAATGCTAGATACAATTACAAAATTGGCAGCTGAACTTCCATTCTCAGATACACAAAGCGGTTTTCGCTCTTATTCAAAAAAAGCAATTCAGTCTATTAGTTTTTCAACAAACGGATTTGGAGTTGATTCTGAAATTTTAGTAGATGCAGTCAACAAAGGATTAAAAATTACCGAAAAAAAAGTAACTGTACTTTATAACACTGGAGAAAAAACTTCTACTAAAGATCCTGTCTCTCATTCAATGAGTGTAATTGCTTCTTTACTTGAATTAATTGCAATACATCATCCCTTAAAATATCTTGGAATTCCGGGAATGATTTTGTTGATCGTGGGATTGGGATTTGCAACGTATGCTATATCAAATTTTAATGAAACTGGAAATTTTTCACTGCCATCTATATTAACTGCAATGAGTTCTCTAATAATTGGTTTAATTTTACTATTGATGTCTGTTGTTTTGTATAGCATATCTGCTACTCGAAAAACGTAA
- a CDS encoding DUF3473 domain-containing protein, giving the protein MPVTNIMSVDLEDYYCDLPFSEWSKYESRVIKNTERILDLFEKYDVKATFFVLGYIAEKFPELIKKISDTGHEIASHSYAHIDLRKVSKKQFEDDFFKSINVLEKITGKKVEGFRAPFFSINKDNYWVFEILSKKITYDSSVFPVKTQLYGIRNAPRFIYRPSLENIVNEDKNGKLVEIPMATHRIPIIGNIPIAGGFYLRFFPYWYMKLGIKKLNKQGKPAMLYIHPKDLDPSMPRIKEYSWYYYYNLKSAIGKFEKLLNDFKFGTAKEVLAI; this is encoded by the coding sequence ATGCCTGTAACAAACATAATGTCAGTTGATTTAGAAGACTATTACTGTGACTTACCATTTTCAGAATGGTCAAAATATGAAAGCAGAGTTATCAAAAACACTGAAAGAATTCTAGATTTGTTTGAAAAATATGATGTCAAAGCTACATTTTTTGTGCTAGGTTATATTGCTGAAAAGTTTCCAGAGTTGATAAAAAAAATTTCAGATACGGGACATGAAATCGCAAGTCACAGTTATGCTCACATTGATTTAAGAAAAGTCAGTAAAAAGCAATTTGAGGATGACTTTTTTAAATCAATTAATGTTTTAGAAAAAATTACCGGCAAAAAAGTAGAGGGTTTTAGAGCACCGTTTTTTTCCATCAATAAAGACAATTATTGGGTTTTTGAAATCTTAAGCAAGAAGATTACTTATGATTCGAGTGTTTTCCCTGTTAAGACTCAACTGTATGGGATTCGTAACGCACCCAGATTCATCTATAGACCGTCATTAGAGAATATTGTTAATGAAGATAAGAACGGAAAACTTGTTGAGATTCCAATGGCAACACATAGAATTCCCATAATTGGAAACATTCCAATTGCAGGAGGATTTTATCTTAGGTTTTTTCCATATTGGTACATGAAGCTGGGAATTAAAAAACTGAACAAGCAAGGAAAGCCTGCAATGTTATACATACATCCAAAGGATTTAGATCCTTCAATGCCCAGAATTAAGGAATACAGTTGGTACTATTATTATAATTTGAAATCAGCGATTGGAAAATTTGAGAAATTATTGAATGATTTCAAATTTGGAACAGCAAAAGAAGTATTAGCAATTTAG
- a CDS encoding NAD(P)-dependent oxidoreductase — protein sequence MTQNILLFGGAGFLGKSLLKKIEKNNSVRMMIHNSNLQTTAETFKGNILYTNSFLNKIRENETIVNLLGQLTPNESDYINSNILGGLNLLNSCIDKKIKQIILASSINVYGENLKRPSQETDPLKPKSSYGMIKLLTEQMYKYFSEMHGINVTVLRFAGIYGPTKNNGFLSKIINSTKDKTIIPICYNQGKQQRDMLYVDDAIDCILNVINHKLDGFNIFNISSGKCYSIKELISIVEQITKTKITVKYSSEIPDEKCIWADNTKAKKILNFNPKIDIQTGLEYTINHSD from the coding sequence ATGACTCAAAATATATTATTATTTGGTGGAGCTGGTTTTCTTGGAAAATCACTTCTTAAAAAAATCGAAAAAAATAATTCTGTAAGAATGATGATTCATAATTCAAATTTACAAACTACTGCTGAAACATTCAAGGGAAATATTTTATACACAAATTCTTTTCTAAATAAAATACGTGAGAATGAAACAATAGTTAATTTGTTGGGACAACTGACTCCAAATGAATCTGATTATATTAATTCAAACATACTTGGAGGTCTGAACTTACTAAATTCTTGTATTGACAAAAAAATAAAGCAAATAATTTTAGCTTCTTCCATTAATGTATATGGAGAAAATTTGAAAAGACCTTCACAAGAAACTGATCCATTAAAACCAAAGTCATCATATGGGATGATAAAATTACTCACTGAACAAATGTACAAATATTTTTCAGAAATGCATGGAATTAATGTTACTGTTTTACGTTTTGCAGGAATCTATGGTCCAACTAAAAATAATGGATTTCTAAGCAAAATTATAAACTCTACAAAGGACAAAACCATCATTCCAATTTGTTATAATCAAGGAAAACAACAACGTGACATGCTCTACGTTGATGATGCTATTGATTGTATTTTAAATGTAATTAATCATAAGTTAGATGGATTTAATATTTTCAATATTTCTTCTGGAAAATGTTATTCAATCAAAGAATTAATTTCAATAGTTGAACAAATCACTAAAACAAAAATTACTGTTAAATACAGTTCAGAAATACCTGATGAAAAATGTATTTGGGCTGATAACACAAAAGCAAAAAAAATCCTAAACTTTAACCCCAAAATTGATATTCAGACTGGCTTAGAATACACAATTAATCATTCTGACTAA
- the neuC gene encoding UDP-N-acetylglucosamine 2-epimerase has protein sequence MKKKILIVTERRADYSKFRPVIKEIENSSKLDYFLIVTGSHLLKEHGNTLKDIKKDGFKITAKFQMYSRKKDDTGFEMVSAFGKSIIELSKLVKKLNPDIILSGFDIGANFASAIIGAHMNKIVIHIEGGEVSGTIDDPIRHATTRFAHIHYVTNSSAARRIIRMGENPKYVHVVGNPSLDSIRTVKKIPKHELEKEFDIDLSKPLVLILQHTVTTELDSIQKNFRKTLDAVKELNVQAILIYGNADAGSKQISQIIKHSKIKQYSTLSFEKYINLLKNSSVLVGNSSSGIMEAPFLHVPSIDIGSRQSKRLQSSSVIDVDYDKNKIKKVIIKAIYDKQFLEKCKKTKSLYGEGHSAKKIVKLLENLDIKKIPIQKQLFY, from the coding sequence TTGAAAAAAAAAATTTTAATTGTTACTGAGAGGCGTGCAGATTACTCCAAATTCAGGCCTGTTATAAAAGAAATTGAAAATTCCTCAAAATTAGATTATTTTTTGATTGTTACAGGAAGTCATTTGTTAAAAGAGCATGGAAACACCTTGAAAGATATCAAAAAAGATGGTTTTAAAATTACTGCAAAGTTTCAAATGTACTCTAGAAAAAAAGATGATACTGGGTTTGAAATGGTATCTGCATTTGGAAAATCAATTATTGAATTATCTAAACTTGTTAAAAAATTAAATCCTGATATCATATTATCTGGATTTGATATAGGTGCAAACTTTGCATCTGCAATTATTGGAGCTCATATGAATAAAATTGTAATTCATATTGAAGGTGGTGAAGTTAGTGGTACAATTGATGATCCTATCAGACATGCTACTACAAGATTTGCGCATATTCACTATGTCACCAATTCATCTGCTGCTAGACGAATAATCAGAATGGGCGAAAATCCAAAATATGTTCATGTTGTAGGAAATCCCTCTCTTGATAGTATTAGAACAGTGAAAAAAATCCCTAAACATGAACTAGAAAAAGAATTTGATATTGATTTATCTAAGCCTCTAGTATTGATTCTTCAGCACACAGTTACTACGGAATTAGATTCAATCCAAAAAAATTTTAGAAAAACATTGGATGCGGTAAAAGAATTGAATGTTCAAGCAATTTTAATTTATGGAAATGCAGATGCTGGATCAAAACAAATTTCTCAAATCATCAAACATTCTAAAATCAAACAATATTCTACACTAAGCTTTGAAAAGTACATAAATTTACTCAAAAACTCTTCTGTGTTGGTAGGTAACTCTAGCAGCGGAATAATGGAAGCCCCTTTTTTACATGTACCCTCTATCGATATTGGCAGTAGACAATCTAAAAGACTTCAATCATCAAGTGTCATAGATGTAGATTATGATAAAAATAAAATTAAAAAAGTAATAATAAAAGCAATTTATGATAAACAATTTTTAGAAAAGTGTAAGAAAACAAAAAGTCTGTATGGAGAAGGTCATTCTGCAAAAAAAATTGTGAAATTACTAGAAAACTTAGATATCAAAAAAATCCCTATACAAAAACAACTTTTCTATTAA
- a CDS encoding N-acetylneuraminate synthase family protein, with translation MDNSKLSLIELKQIKIGNYLIGDKNSIFVIAEAGINHNGSFKLAKKMIDSAKMTGADCIKFQTHITDKEMIKSNIKPGNISKKTLWNIIKNSELSEKEEAKIQQYCKKKKILFLSTPFSVEAVDRLEKINVPAYKIGSGELTNFPLLKRIADTKKPVILSSGMSELKEIKESVSFFKKRHIPIILLQTTSIYPSDYKDVNLGVIEKFQKLFNIPIGLSDHSPGIYTALGAVAKGACLIEKHFTLNKNLPGPDQKLSLEPNEFSELVKGCRAVKLALGNSKKIFSKEKPILKFARESVVSLKNISIGEKFSEKNITTKRPATGDIPSRDYYKIIGKLAKRNIPKNVQLSKKDAY, from the coding sequence GTGGATAATTCAAAACTATCATTAATTGAATTGAAACAAATTAAAATCGGTAATTATTTGATTGGGGATAAAAATTCCATTTTTGTAATAGCAGAAGCTGGAATAAATCATAATGGATCATTCAAACTAGCAAAAAAAATGATTGATTCTGCAAAAATGACTGGTGCTGATTGTATTAAATTTCAAACACATATCACGGACAAAGAAATGATAAAATCTAATATCAAACCTGGGAATATCTCAAAAAAAACCTTATGGAATATCATCAAAAATAGTGAACTTTCAGAAAAAGAAGAAGCAAAAATTCAACAATATTGTAAGAAAAAAAAGATTCTATTTCTTTCTACTCCGTTTTCCGTAGAAGCTGTTGATCGGTTAGAAAAAATCAATGTACCTGCATATAAAATTGGTTCAGGAGAATTGACAAATTTTCCTTTATTAAAAAGAATAGCTGATACTAAAAAACCGGTTATTTTATCCTCAGGAATGTCTGAACTAAAGGAAATTAAAGAAAGTGTTTCCTTTTTTAAAAAACGACATATCCCAATTATTTTATTACAAACTACCTCAATTTATCCCTCAGATTATAAGGATGTCAATCTAGGTGTTATTGAAAAATTTCAAAAATTATTCAACATTCCTATTGGTCTTTCAGATCACTCTCCTGGAATTTATACTGCTTTAGGTGCTGTTGCAAAAGGAGCTTGTTTAATCGAAAAACATTTTACATTAAACAAGAATTTACCAGGACCAGATCAAAAACTATCCTTAGAACCAAATGAATTTTCAGAATTAGTTAAGGGTTGTAGAGCAGTTAAACTTGCATTAGGAAATTCAAAAAAAATTTTTTCAAAAGAAAAACCTATTTTAAAATTTGCAAGAGAGTCTGTTGTGTCGTTAAAAAACATATCAATAGGTGAAAAATTTTCAGAAAAAAATATTACTACTAAACGACCTGCAACAGGTGATATTCCATCACGCGATTATTATAAAATCATAGGAAAATTAGCAAAAAGAAATATTCCAAAGAATGTTCAATTATCAAAAAAGGATGCATATTGA
- a CDS encoding SDR family NAD(P)-dependent oxidoreductase, producing MKKTVNKTQLSKLLKNKVVLITGGAGSLGSAIAKELLNYPVKSIRVFDNNEHALFKLKRSLTDPRVRFLLGTILDKDRIELAGFGVDVVIHTAALKNIEITEYNPIDTIDVNVNGTINMIKSVIKNKPKIFINISTDKVAESSTLYGNTKQLGERLTNWAGPHILTTKFATVRLGNIIETRGNVFEVWKEQVENNQSLTITDPKMNRYFFHMEEAVEFIFKCITKVNRGEIFVPKMNLFNIKDLALKISKNYKVIGLRQGEKLQEILITDDEKKISQEKDDMWIIQNYH from the coding sequence ATGAAAAAAACTGTAAATAAAACACAACTTTCAAAATTACTCAAAAATAAGGTAGTTTTGATTACTGGTGGTGCTGGGAGTCTGGGTTCTGCAATAGCCAAAGAATTACTAAATTATCCTGTAAAATCAATTCGGGTTTTTGACAATAATGAGCATGCATTATTCAAACTAAAGCGTTCTTTAACTGATCCTAGAGTAAGATTCCTATTGGGAACAATTCTTGATAAAGACAGAATTGAATTAGCAGGATTTGGTGTAGATGTTGTAATTCATACTGCAGCGCTAAAAAATATTGAAATCACTGAATACAATCCTATTGATACCATTGATGTCAATGTTAATGGAACTATCAATATGATCAAATCTGTTATAAAAAACAAACCCAAAATATTTATCAACATAAGCACCGATAAGGTTGCTGAGTCTTCAACACTATATGGAAATACAAAACAATTAGGAGAACGTTTGACAAACTGGGCTGGACCTCACATCCTCACTACAAAATTTGCTACAGTTCGTTTAGGAAATATTATTGAAACACGAGGAAATGTTTTTGAAGTTTGGAAAGAACAGGTTGAGAATAATCAATCTTTAACAATCACTGATCCTAAAATGAATCGATATTTTTTTCACATGGAAGAAGCTGTAGAATTTATTTTTAAATGCATAACAAAAGTTAATCGTGGAGAAATTTTTGTCCCAAAAATGAACTTATTTAATATTAAAGATTTAGCACTAAAAATTTCTAAAAATTACAAAGTAATAGGTCTTAGACAGGGTGAAAAACTACAAGAGATTCTGATCACTGATGATGAAAAAAAGATTTCACAAGAAAAAGATGATATGTGGATAATTCAAAACTATCATTAA
- a CDS encoding methyltransferase domain-containing protein, which produces MTDSLELKLRNFLNLYWLRPENGLITPFKSKAFENLKFESPSLDLSCGDGLFMAIHLGAIFENDFDYFKSTKAKDFSHDKMVDIFDDFNENYNVEFVKRPKIKIDYGSDWKQALLDKAEKLDLYKKLVLHDNNQLPLPFEDNYFKTIYSNSVYWVKQPEKLVSDIYRITSPGGMCSLEVLTPHRYEILYQLEKVLSPTAISILDRKRRENTPGLKELSEWKEIMQNAGFEIVEIKSVYPHKILMDIWNIGLRPISHLLIQMSDSLESEKRQKIKQEWVEIFYELFKPLLTIGESYSLENAPYLSFLLKK; this is translated from the coding sequence TTGACAGATTCATTGGAATTAAAATTGAGAAATTTTTTAAATCTGTATTGGTTGCGGCCTGAAAATGGGTTAATTACTCCATTTAAGAGTAAAGCATTTGAAAATCTTAAGTTTGAATCACCTTCATTAGATCTTAGTTGTGGAGATGGTTTGTTTATGGCGATCCATCTAGGAGCTATTTTTGAGAATGATTTTGATTATTTTAAATCAACAAAAGCAAAAGATTTCAGCCATGATAAAATGGTAGATATTTTTGATGATTTTAATGAAAATTATAATGTGGAATTTGTCAAGAGGCCTAAAATAAAAATAGATTATGGTTCAGATTGGAAACAAGCATTATTAGATAAAGCTGAAAAACTGGATTTGTATAAGAAATTAGTCTTGCACGACAATAATCAATTGCCATTACCTTTTGAAGATAATTACTTTAAGACAATTTACAGTAATTCTGTGTATTGGGTCAAACAACCTGAAAAATTAGTTTCAGATATTTATAGAATAACTAGCCCTGGTGGGATGTGTTCATTAGAGGTATTAACTCCGCATCGTTATGAAATTTTATATCAATTAGAAAAAGTTCTTTCTCCCACTGCAATTTCAATATTAGATAGAAAGCGTAGGGAAAATACGCCGGGATTAAAGGAATTATCAGAATGGAAAGAGATTATGCAGAATGCAGGTTTTGAGATTGTTGAGATAAAATCTGTATATCCACATAAAATTTTAATGGACATATGGAATATTGGATTACGTCCAATATCACATTTACTTATTCAAATGTCAGATTCGTTAGAATCTGAAAAACGTCAAAAAATCAAACAAGAGTGGGTAGAAATTTTTTATGAGTTATTTAAGCCTCTGCTAACAATTGGTGAATCGTATTCTTTAGAAAATGCACCTTATCTATCTTTTCTTCTTAAAAAATAA
- a CDS encoding MBL fold metallo-hydrolase, producing the protein MEYKIGDANILEKLPVAIEIDGRPYILSKKDNSLPILFSAICPHQSGIVSELKKEVLRCPNHGWEYDPCNGKATNVPDKCLQTFQVKIENDELYVNLPFNKTNKRIFDNGPKIPPKITIVGAAGLLFEWNGFNILSDPWIEGPCMLGGWTNYPPPGIKVGDLPKIDVIWISHEHSDHYHEPTLSQLDKNIPVYVTKFDDGRLAKRIQKLGFTNVIQIKTGEPIKITNEIELISFKSGSIWNDSISYWKFGNFTILNCNDAGFNWKIKDTVGEVDLVCQQFTGPTSSYPVAWNHLDNKQKNQILIRQNNGMLKMMENVAEVCNAKYILPFANFFELGNPEHLKYMKIQRKNSLEAVVKFFKNKNVKVLDLIPGESWDGITGKMIRRPEREKFFNEEFMFKYLHDTCELEREFGYKPTKFDMTHDDIKKYFELFSGSKLAKDVGTYSVSFTIENEKPLHGLISFKDGNVNYESILEPKDADMQMSCPGGIVQEVIKKDLSWDEAFNGFWCTFSRKPDVYNIHFWKLLYAPWRARPDYVEQKDLEFSKTVTDMSIADIIEKGGLTATKIFEKYGLFCTGCQPGMGESVEEGCKLHGISDKKTRELVDELNLLEI; encoded by the coding sequence ATGGAATATAAAATCGGAGATGCAAATATTCTTGAAAAATTACCTGTTGCAATTGAAATCGATGGAAGACCATATATTTTATCAAAGAAAGATAATTCTTTACCTATTTTATTTAGTGCGATATGTCCACATCAAAGCGGAATTGTTTCAGAATTAAAAAAAGAAGTGTTAAGATGTCCTAATCATGGATGGGAATATGATCCTTGTAATGGGAAAGCAACAAATGTTCCAGATAAATGTCTACAAACTTTTCAAGTAAAAATTGAAAATGATGAGCTTTATGTGAATTTACCTTTCAATAAAACAAACAAAAGAATATTTGATAATGGTCCAAAAATTCCTCCTAAAATTACCATTGTAGGAGCTGCAGGTTTATTATTTGAATGGAATGGATTCAATATTTTATCAGATCCTTGGATTGAGGGTCCATGTATGCTTGGAGGATGGACAAATTATCCACCACCAGGAATCAAAGTGGGAGACTTGCCTAAAATAGATGTTATTTGGATTTCTCATGAGCATTCTGACCATTATCATGAACCAACGCTTTCACAATTGGATAAAAACATTCCAGTTTATGTTACAAAATTTGATGATGGTAGATTAGCTAAACGTATACAAAAATTAGGATTCACAAATGTCATACAAATCAAGACAGGTGAACCAATTAAAATTACAAACGAAATTGAGTTGATTTCATTTAAATCTGGAAGTATATGGAATGATAGTATTTCATATTGGAAATTTGGAAATTTTACAATTCTAAATTGTAATGACGCAGGATTTAATTGGAAAATAAAAGATACAGTAGGTGAGGTAGACTTAGTTTGTCAACAATTTACAGGTCCTACTAGTAGTTATCCAGTAGCATGGAATCATTTAGACAATAAACAAAAAAATCAGATTTTGATTAGACAAAATAATGGAATGTTAAAAATGATGGAAAATGTCGCAGAAGTATGTAATGCAAAATACATATTGCCATTTGCAAATTTTTTTGAGCTTGGAAATCCTGAACATCTAAAATATATGAAAATTCAAAGAAAAAATTCGTTAGAAGCAGTTGTGAAATTTTTTAAAAATAAGAATGTCAAAGTATTAGATTTGATACCAGGTGAGTCTTGGGATGGAATTACTGGAAAAATGATTAGGCGTCCAGAACGTGAAAAATTCTTTAATGAAGAGTTTATGTTCAAATATTTACATGATACTTGTGAATTAGAGAGAGAATTTGGATATAAGCCAACAAAATTTGACATGACGCATGATGATATAAAAAAATATTTTGAACTATTTAGTGGTTCAAAATTAGCTAAAGATGTAGGAACATATTCAGTTTCATTTACAATTGAAAATGAAAAACCACTTCATGGATTAATTTCTTTTAAAGATGGAAATGTAAACTATGAATCTATTTTAGAACCTAAAGATGCAGATATGCAAATGTCATGCCCAGGAGGAATCGTACAAGAAGTAATAAAAAAGGATTTGTCATGGGATGAAGCATTTAATGGATTTTGGTGTACATTTTCTAGAAAACCAGACGTATACAATATTCACTTTTGGAAATTATTGTATGCACCTTGGAGAGCTAGGCCAGATTATGTTGAACAAAAGGATCTAGAATTTTCCAAAACAGTAACAGATATGTCAATAGCAGACATTATTGAAAAAGGTGGATTAACTGCAACAAAAATTTTTGAAAAATATGGATTATTCTGTACAGGATGTCAACCTGGAATGGGTGAAAGTGTTGAAGAGGGATGTAAATTACACGGTATTTCAGATAAAAAAACAAGAGAATTAGTTGATGAATTAAACTTATTAGAAATTTAA
- a CDS encoding acylneuraminate cytidylyltransferase family protein has product MKPICFIGARGGSKGVPRKNIRKIAGKPLIAYTIQSALKSKLFSHVFVSTEDKEIASIAKKSGAEVPFSRPKHLATSQIGFAPVLFHGIKKLFSLGYDFETLVLRDCTAPFIRNIDMENTIKLLEEKKPHAVFGVYRQHFNPYFNMFELNSHGFLKLSKTKGNRPRSRQEAPPIYQMTGLDTFNVEKFLKYKKIILPKILPYEIPPETGIMIDTELEFKTVEMIIQKKLFKEF; this is encoded by the coding sequence ATGAAACCTATCTGCTTTATTGGCGCTCGTGGTGGCTCAAAAGGTGTTCCAAGAAAAAATATACGAAAAATTGCAGGTAAACCTCTGATTGCATATACTATACAATCTGCCTTAAAATCAAAATTATTTAGTCATGTTTTTGTTTCAACTGAAGATAAAGAAATTGCTTCTATTGCAAAAAAATCTGGCGCAGAGGTTCCATTCTCACGTCCTAAACATTTAGCAACAAGCCAAATTGGATTTGCACCGGTTTTGTTCCATGGAATTAAAAAGTTATTTTCGCTTGGATATGATTTTGAAACACTTGTTTTACGGGATTGTACCGCCCCATTCATTAGAAATATTGATATGGAAAATACTATAAAATTACTAGAGGAAAAAAAACCACACGCAGTTTTTGGAGTTTACCGTCAACACTTTAATCCTTATTTTAATATGTTTGAATTAAATTCACATGGATTTCTAAAATTGAGCAAAACTAAAGGAAATCGACCTAGAAGTAGGCAAGAAGCTCCTCCTATTTATCAAATGACTGGATTGGATACTTTTAATGTCGAAAAATTTTTAAAATATAAAAAAATTATTTTGCCAAAAATCCTTCCTTACGAAATTCCTCCAGAAACTGGAATTATGATAGATACTGAATTGGAATTTAAAACAGTTGAAATGATTATACAAAAAAAATTGTTTAAAGAATTTTAA